The Candidatus Schekmanbacteria bacterium nucleotide sequence ATAGTGCTGAGAAAGTATGGAATCCGCCTCATATGCCTGGAGACAATGAACTAAAATTAAAACGTGTAAGTGTTTTCCAATCTTCAAAAGTGAGCAGCACAATTAAAATTACGGAACCTTTTGTTATTGAGGTTGAGACCTATGCGGCTAAAAATATTCGGGAAGTAATGATTGGATTGATTATTAAAGATAATTTCGGGGTAGACTTGATTCACAGTTCTAGCGCTTTTGGAATTAAGGACCATGGGAGGAAAATTGGGAGTCAAACTGTTCGATGTGTAATACCTGCTGGCCTTCTAAATAGTGGGAGGTATTCGATCTCTGTTGGCGCGGATACTCCAAATACAAAGCAATACTTTCTTGAATATAATGTTTTGACATTTTCCATTGAGGCAACATCTAGTGAAATGAATCGGTATCAAAGTACAGACTGGAGAGGAATTTTAAGCCCCCTTATAGCCAAATGGGAAATCGTAGGAGAAAAATGACTATGGCCTCATTAGTAATAGAAGTTGGAAGAAAGGTGTTTTGGCGATGTGCAATTATGTGGATAATATCCAAATCACTTTATTCCTTCTTTTTTGCAAGAATAAATAAATTACCAGGAATGGAATTTGATTTGTTCGGCAGGAAATTAGCCCTTAAAGGAATGATGCGAGGAAATTTACACAAATATTTTAATTTATTAGTGAATCCTGTGTCATCAGTTAGGTATTTTGAATTTGACTTCGTATACAGGTGGATATCATTAGAGGGCAGTGCGTCAATACTAGACGTCTCATCTCCGAGAATTTTGCCCCTTTTTTTGGCTATGAACAGAAATATTAATCTAACAATGGTGAATCCAGACCCGAATGATCTGGATGAATCAAGAGGTATGGCTAGCCTTCTACAAGATGCAAGCATCAGATTTATGGATGGCGTAAGCGCTACCAAGCTTCCCTTCCCAGACAATTCCTTTGATGTAGTTGTTTCCATTAGTGTCATAGAGCACATAAGTGATGATGGAGACAGTGCCGCAATGGCAGAGTTTGTGCGTGTTGCTCGTCCAGGCGGTAAAATTATCATTACGTTCCCAGTTATGGGAGAATATTACGAAGAGTTTAGAGCTCATGACCCTTATGGTTCCCAAAGTTGGGATAGAGAAAGAAAAATGTTTTTTTTTCAACGTTTCTACGATGAAGAAGCAATAAATGAGCGCCTTATCGCGCAACATAATATTGATGTCATTTCTAAGGAATATTATATTGAAAAAAAACCTGGGATTTTTGATAAATATATGCGGAATTGTATCAGAAAGGGTATTTTTTATTCGTCAACTGATCCCTTAGTGATGCTAAGAATGTTTGATGGGCCGACGATGGATCATCCCAAAGATAGGATGGGTAATTGCATGATGGTAATAAAAGTAAAATAAAGGCAGGGTAAAAAAATGCTCAGAATTAAACAAATGATTCAAAAAATATTCAACCTCTTCGGTTATAGAATCAGCCGAATTGATCAACGAAATCTTGCCCATGAACGTAAGGTTGCCAATGCATTTTACCAAGGCCATTGTTTTAAAGTATTTATGAACGACAGTATTGGCGATGCTATTTTGACTGGTGAAGGGTGGGATAATCACCTTCAGGATATATTTGGAAAGTACTTGTCCAAATCTAGCGGGGATATCCTCGAAATTGGGGCAAATATAGGGGCAAGCTTTATTCCCATAGCGGGGCGTTATCCAAATCTAACATTTCACTGTATAGAGCCGATACCCGATTTTTATGAATTGCTTGAATTTAACAAATCATCATTTGGGTGTACAAACGTGAAATTATACAACTGTGCTATGGGAGATGTTGCAGGAAACGAGATTGTTATTCATGGTCAAGTAGGCACCGCTGGGGCGTTGAAAAGATATGATGAACATCGCTACGTTGATTCTTTTACGCTGCCGATTGTAACTGTTGACCAAATGTTTAGTGGTTATGACATTAAAATGATCAAGATCGATGTTGATGGCAATGAGTTGTCAGTATTACAGGGAGCTAGAAAAGTCTTGACTGACATGGATCCTCTGCTCTTTATAGAGTTTCATCTTAGATTGATGCGCGATTTAAATATAAATCCGCGAGACTTTCTCCAATTAATCCAAAACTTTGGATATAAGGAAATGACTATTTGGGATAACTTTGGATCTTATATTGGGACTATTCAGTCATTTGATGAGTTGCTGGATATTGCCGAATCTGTCCCATGGTATGTTGATGTGTTATTTCAGAAATAATGAGAGAATGCTCGATGTTGATTCTAAGTGTGCTAACGTATGCGACTTGTCTATAGGCTATGAAAGTAATTTATGACATTTCCGTCCTTGGTACGGGCTTTTATCATCAAAGGGCAAGGACAGGAATTGCGAGAGTCATTGAGAATGTAGCTCTGAGATTATATGGGTCGGACGAGTTGGACCTCCAGCTCTGTGCATTCCAGTCATTTGGTCAGTTTCTCCAAGCCCGAAAGTACCTTGAACAAGACGTTGTGCCTTTTGGGGAATGTTTTTATCGGGGAAGCGGTCTGACCAAAAAATTGATAGACATGATGACAGATATCTACCAGGAGCCATCTGCATCGAAGCATCAGATGAGAATTTTCCTACGAGCTTTTAATTATACTCTCAAATATTTGAACTTTTTGAATCCTAGCCTGGATCAAGCTGTTCTAAGCCGGGCAGATGTTTT carries:
- a CDS encoding FkbM family methyltransferase, whose translation is MLRIKQMIQKIFNLFGYRISRIDQRNLAHERKVANAFYQGHCFKVFMNDSIGDAILTGEGWDNHLQDIFGKYLSKSSGDILEIGANIGASFIPIAGRYPNLTFHCIEPIPDFYELLEFNKSSFGCTNVKLYNCAMGDVAGNEIVIHGQVGTAGALKRYDEHRYVDSFTLPIVTVDQMFSGYDIKMIKIDVDGNELSVLQGARKVLTDMDPLLFIEFHLRLMRDLNINPRDFLQLIQNFGYKEMTIWDNFGSYIGTIQSFDELLDIAESVPWYVDVLFQK
- a CDS encoding ABC transporter ATP-binding protein, which gives rise to YSSGMYVRLAFAVAAHLEPEILIVDEVLAVGDAQFQKKCLGKMEAVGKEGRTVLFVSHNMGTVGQLCDKGVLLSGGEVSTTGKMSEVIQSYMTSGDVDSAEKVWNPPHMPGDNELKLKRVSVFQSSKVSSTIKITEPFVIEVETYAAKNIREVMIGLIIKDNFGVDLIHSSSAFGIKDHGRKIGSQTVRCVIPAGLLNSGRYSISVGADTPNTKQYFLEYNVLTFSIEATSSEMNRYQSTDWRGILSPLIAKWEIVGEK
- a CDS encoding class I SAM-dependent methyltransferase, with amino-acid sequence MNRNINLTMVNPDPNDLDESRGMASLLQDASIRFMDGVSATKLPFPDNSFDVVVSISVIEHISDDGDSAAMAEFVRVARPGGKIIITFPVMGEYYEEFRAHDPYGSQSWDRERKMFFFQRFYDEEAINERLIAQHNIDVISKEYYIEKKPGIFDKYMRNCIRKGIFYSSTDPLVMLRMFDGPTMDHPKDRMGNCMMVIKVK